From the genome of Impatiens glandulifera chromosome 9, dImpGla2.1, whole genome shotgun sequence, one region includes:
- the LOC124915989 gene encoding acetylserotonin O-methyltransferase-like — translation MAKRNEEEANAQVNIWNYVFGFADMAVIRCAIDLDIPDILENHVADSPMTLSDLSSAVGCPPSTLHRIMRYLVNRRIFREEPIEIDGSKSKGYVPTPISRLLVRNHNKSMASFIRLQSSPFMLAPWLGLSKSVLTDCKSHAFEVANGKDVWSYAEANADRIKMINDAMACDARLTVPAIIRGCPEVFQGLESVVDVGGGNGTTLNLLVEAFPWIRGINFDLPHVVSVAKECVGVEHVGGDMFKMIPKADAIFMKWTLHDWGDEDCIKILKNCKDALPKGKGKVIIVEALLKEDGVGVEEAEEKVKEEDDLEYVRLMLDMVMMAHTETGKERTQKQWEDVLNKAGFSRYTVHCIPAVQSVIVAYA, via the exons atggCTAAGAGAAATGAGGAAGAAGCTAATGCCCAAGTTAACATATGGAATTATGTATTCGGCTTCGCAGACATGGCAGTAATTCGTTGCGCCATTGATCTTGACATACCCGACATCCTTGAAAACCATGTGGCCGATAGCCCCATGACTCTCTCCGATCTATCCTCAGCCGTCGGATGTCCCCCTTCCACCCTCCACCGCATCATGCGATATTTAGTCAATCGTCGCATCTTTCGCGAAGAGCCCATAGAAATTGATGGCTCCAAATCAAAGGGCTATGTCCCAACTCCTATTTCTCGTCTCCTCGTGAGAAACCATAACAAAAGCATGGCCTCATTCATTCGGTTGCAGAGCAGCCCTTTTATGTTGGCACCCTGGTTGGGACTAAGCAAAAGTGTCCTAACTGACTGCAAATCCCACGCGTTTGAAGTAGCCAACGGCAAGGATGTATGGAGCTATGCTGAGGCAAATGCAGACCGTATCAAGATGATCAACGATGCAATGGCGTGTGATGCCAGGCTGACGGTGCCAGCTATTATTCGAGGATGTCCGGAGGTTTTCCAAGGATTGGAGTCGGTTGTGGATGTCGGTGGAGGGAATGGCACGACGCTGAATTTGCTGGTGGAGGCTTTTCCGTGGATTCGTGGCATTAATTTTGATCTTCCACATGTTGTTTCCGTCGCAAAAGAATGTGTTGGTGTTGAACATGTTGGCGGGGACATGTTCAAAATGATTCCAAAAGCTGATGCAATTTTCATGAAG TGGACTCTGCATGACTGGGGAGATGAAGATTGCATCAAGATCTTGAAGAATTGTAAAGATGCTCTTCCGAAAGGCAAAGGAAAGGTGATAATAGTTGAGGCGTTACTTAAAGAAGACGGAGTCGGAGTCGAGGAAGCGGAAGAGAAGGTGAAGGAAGAAGACGATCTTGAGTATGTGAGGCTCATGTTGGATATGGTGATGATGGCTCATACTGAAACCGGAAAAGAAAGGACACAAAAACAATGGGAAGATGTTCTCAACAAAGCTGGCTTTTCTCGATACACTGTTCATTGCATTCCAGCCGTTCAATCTGTGATCGTTGCTTACGCTTGA